Genomic segment of Ignavibacteriales bacterium:
CTCATCCATTATTAACTCCGCTTCTTCTAACAGCTAATAGCTAATTGCTTACCGCTATCTTTTCTTCTTTCTTGGAAACTCAACAACAACTTCATCTTTCAATTCCATCTCAATCTGATTAGAATCCTTTATAAGAGTTTCCTCTTTTTTTGTATCATTGGTTTCATTCTGTCTACTGATTTCTGAATTCTGATTTCTGCTCTTAAACACCCATTCATCTAGTTCAGCTTTCGAAAAGAAAATCATTTTGCCTGTTGGTTTGTAATGCGGTATTACTTTTCGGTAGGTTAATTTGTAAAGATAACTTGGCGCGTAACCGAGATAAGCGCACGCCTCTTTGAAAGTCAGCGGCTTATCATTTTTCTTCTTGAGTAAATCTTCAAGTGTGTTGAGTTTCTGAAGGATTTCTTTTTGTTCGGTATCTACTGGGGGAATTTCCTTTTTCATTTCATACCTCTTGTTGATGATTGATTGTCCTACAAGAGCAAATATGAAAATGAAAAACCAGAAAAAGAATTTATCGCACTTTATGCGACTTTATCCCAAATCGATAAAATATGATAAAATTTCCATGTCCTATTTTCAAAACTTTATGGCATTTTACCATAGCTAGATAAAGTATGATAAAGTTTCCGTTATTCCCTCAAACATGGAATCGTTCAAAAAAGGAAGGGTACAAAATAAAATTATGATTGATATGCTAATTGAATCAAGAATTCTTCCGATCAAATTTCCTGTCTGAGTATAATTCTTCGTATAGTTTTTTTTCTGTGCTAAGTCTTTGAATGGTTTTCCTTTCTTATTTAAGAAGTGCTTTGCAAAAATCTTAAACTTATTCTCATCATCAATTACACCTCTCTTTGCCAATTCATCAACAAAGATTGAAAATTTGTTATCACTGTCGTGCCACAGAAATTTTTTGAAATAATTGAATCCTCTGCAGAATGGGTTTTGTTTATCGTCGGAAAAATGAATAAGAATTTCTTCCTTCGAATACTTTGGCAGAATCTCATTCTTATTAAGACTGTCGAACATTTCTAACAGCTTATCTTTTCCACTATACCAAATTATACGTTCAATCGAACCGGAGTCATTCACAATAGCGTTTTCGGTTTTGGAATAGTCTGTCCAAGTAGCTCTCATCTCAAGTTTTGTCTTGTAATGCTCACGTAGAAATTCAGCTCTTTCTAAAAATTCATTGTATTCTTCACAAACTGTCTTTCCGCATATTTGTATTGCTTCCATTTTGACGGCTTGTTTAATCTTTTCATTGCAATTCACTAAATCAATTAATGAATTTTCTTGATTGGTAGTTTTCAGAGATATCTTTATTTCGTTTGGCTCAATATTTCTTACACCATTGCGTACATCAAGGATTGCATCTTTACATCTTAAGATTTCATCTGCGATGAATTCAATTTTCTCAACATCAAGTTCAATTTCCTCTAATTGTTTTTTGAGAACGGTAAACGAAAATCTTTCAATGCGCATATTCCACCCCAGTTAATAGAGAGATAATTAATTAATACACACAATTTTTTACGCCGGCGGCCCTTAAGATTTGAATCCCGACTATGTCATGGGATTTAAGCGGTTGAAAGGTTCGTTAAGAATGATTCCTTAAATGAGAAATAAACTGTATCTGAAATTATCAAATCTCCTCTTTTATAATAAGAATATTTTGTCAAAGATTCACTACTATATTTGCCGGGCAATCAAAAAAAGAAATTGTGCTCTTCATTTCCAACCAGTTGCTAATGCAAAAAGTCTATTACTGTGTTCAATTCTTTGTCCCAATATTTACAGATTTTCGCCATATTTATCTTTATTTTATAATAACACTTCATTTCAAATTGAGGGATTGTTGATACCATACCACGTAAAATATTACATTAACAAATTAACTAAAAACAGCCCTTGGGATATTACACCACAATCAATTACCTGTTTGATGGTTGGTCAAAATTATAAAAAAAATACTGTTGAATATAATAAACTAAGATTGCATCAGAGAATTGAAACAAAGAACTATTTACAATTAGATGGCAGTTGATTTGACAAAAGAAAATTTCTTCATTGATGAGAGCGGCGATCCCAACTTCTATGGCAACCGTCATAAGTTATTAGTCGGTACACCAGGTTATCAGCCGTTGCTGTTAATTGGTATGATTGTAGCCGAAGATAGAAAACATTTGCGAAATGCCGTCCTAGATATAAAGAGTCAAATTGAAAACGACCCTTTATATAAATCATTGCATTCTGTAAAACCCGGCTGGTATCTTCATGCAATCGAAGATCATCCTGATATTAGAACAAAGTTCATCAATTCTCTAAGAGACTTGGAAGGATTCAAAACATTTATTGTTATCGGTAGGAAGGATGTAAATAGGTTTCATAAATTGCATCATAATAAACCAACGGAATTTTATTACGATTTATTGTATCATCTGTTAAAAGACAGAATGAACAAAGAGGATTATATTTATCAATTATTCTTAGCTCAACGCCAAAGGACAAAAATGGATAATTTTTCTTTTGCTGTTGCAAAAGCAATTGAAAGAGATAATTCCAAACGTAAAAAGCCAATTGTTGTAAATTATCAATGCGATATTGTTTTAAGCAGCCAATATCCGGAATTAAGTATTATTGACTATCTGTTATGGGCTTTACAACGTTATATTATTTTGAAAGAAGATCGTTTTTACAATGCATTAATTAATAAGTATAATTTGATTATTGATTTGTATGATTCGGAAAACTACACTACTAAAAGAAAAGGAACCAGTAATTACTATCCGAAAAAAAATCCTTTTGATTTGAAAAAGACATCTGATTTTGAGGTGTGATATAAAAAGAAAACTCCAAAAATTCTCTTAAACCCGTGTCCCGAAAGACAACCTCCGCCAAAGGGCGAGTTATGATTTTAAGACAACTTTTGAAGTTCCGCTGTAAATATAGTGTTTACAGTGTAAACAACAAATATAATTTTTAATATATGTCCTCATCAAAAGACTTAGCATTTAAAGATTGGCAAAAAAAAATAAAAGATGAACTCGGAAAAACTGAGTGGATCACAGTTTATGCCCAAGACAATGAAATAAAGGATGTTGATCAATTGTGGAAACATTTTGAAAGATATAAAAGCTGGGTTGATGAACTACTGAAATGACTTTCAAATATGATATACAGTTATATATTAGTTCAATAATAATACATTTATATTAATACACTTAATTTTTTCTATCTTGACGAAAAGTCGATTACCATGTTTGCAGAATTTTAATACTATGGTGTGTATTACACTATCTTTGCAAAATTCTCCCATCCATTTATATCACTTTAATTTCGTTTAATCACATCTCCCAAACGAAACTTAAAACTGCATTGTACGAAGGGAAAGAAATATTCTGCTCAAATAATTTACGTTGAGATTTGAATCTGAAATCTTTTGTAAACCAAGCATCAGATATTATTTCTTGAGGACCATACGGCAATTCTTTTTTATTATAGTAATCAAATGCAAATGAGTATGAATTAACCGGTATTCTTAAATCAACAAATTGGAATGGAAAATCTTTATGGCATCGATACCATTTGATTTGTTTATTTTGAGAAAATATAACGGCAATTGGAATGTTACCAAC
This window contains:
- a CDS encoding helix-turn-helix domain-containing protein; this translates as MKKEIPPVDTEQKEILQKLNTLEDLLKKKNDKPLTFKEACAYLGYAPSYLYKLTYRKVIPHYKPTGKMIFFSKAELDEWVFKSRNQNSEISRQNETNDTKKEETLIKDSNQIEMELKDEVVVEFPRKKKR
- a CDS encoding DUF3800 domain-containing protein yields the protein MAVDLTKENFFIDESGDPNFYGNRHKLLVGTPGYQPLLLIGMIVAEDRKHLRNAVLDIKSQIENDPLYKSLHSVKPGWYLHAIEDHPDIRTKFINSLRDLEGFKTFIVIGRKDVNRFHKLHHNKPTEFYYDLLYHLLKDRMNKEDYIYQLFLAQRQRTKMDNFSFAVAKAIERDNSKRKKPIVVNYQCDIVLSSQYPELSIIDYLLWALQRYIILKEDRFYNALINKYNLIIDLYDSENYTTKRKGTSNYYPKKNPFDLKKTSDFEV